A genomic stretch from Puntigrus tetrazona isolate hp1 unplaced genomic scaffold, ASM1883169v1 S000000006, whole genome shotgun sequence includes:
- the LOC122332213 gene encoding creatine kinase M-type, with protein MPFGNTHNNFKLNFKVEDEYPDLTKHNNHMAKVLTKEMYAKLRDKQTPTGFTLDDAIQTGVDNPGHPFIMTVGCVAGDEESYEVFKDLFDPVISDRHGGYKATDKHKTDLNFENLKGGDDLDPNYVLSSRVRTGRSIRGYALPPHNSRGERRAVEKLSVEALNSLDGEFKGKYYPLKSMTDAEQEQLIADHFLFDKPVSPLLLAAGMARDWPDARGIWHNENKTFLVWVNEEDHLRVISMQKGGNMKEVFKRFCVGLQKIEDIFKKHNHDYMWNEHLGFVLTCPSNLGTGLRGGVHVKLPKLSTHAKFEEILTRLRLQKRGTGGVDTASVGGVFDISNADRIGSSEVEQVQCVVDGVKLMVEMEKKLEKGESIDSMIPAQK; from the exons ATGCCTTTCGGAAACACCCACAACAACTTCAAGCTGAACTTCAAAGTTGAAGATGAGTATCCAGACCTTACCAAGCACAACAACCACATGGCCAAGGTGCTGACTAAGGAAATGTATGCCAAGCTTAGGGACAAGCAGACCCCCACTGGATTCACCCTGGATGATGCCATCCAGACTGGTGTTGACAACCCAG GTCACCCCTTCATCATGACTGTCGGCTGTGTTGCTGGTGATGAGGAGTCCTATGAAGTGTTTAAGGATCTCTTTGACCCTGTCATTTCCGACCGTCATGGTGGATACAAGGCAACAGACAAGCACAAGACCGACCTCAACTTCGAGAACCTGaag GGTGGAGATGACCTGGACCCCAACTATGTTCTCAGTAGCCGTGTGCGTACCGGCCGCAGCATTAGGGGATACGCCCTGCCCCCCCACAACAGCCGTGGAGAGCGCAGAGCTGTGGAGAAGCTGTCTGTTGAAG CTCTGAACAGCTTGGATGGAGAATTCAAGGGCAAATACTACCCCCTGAAATCCATGACTGATGCTGAGCAGGAGCAGCTGATCGCTGACCACTTCCTCTTTGACAAACCCGTCTCCCCCCTGCTGCTGGCTGCTGGTATGGCCCGCGACTGGCCCGATGCCAGAGGCATTTG GCACAATGAGAACAAGACCTTCCTGGTCTGGGTGAATGAGGAGGATCACCTGCGTGTCATTTCCATGCAGAAGGGTGGCAACATGAAGGAAGTGTTCAAACGCTTCTGCGTTGGTCTTCAGAAG ATTGAGGATATTTTCAAGAAGCACAACCATGACTACATGTGGAACGAGCATCTTGGCTTCGTCCTGACCTGCCCCTCCAACCTGGGCACAGGCCTGCGTGGTGGTGTCCACGTCAAGCTGCCCAAGCTGAGCACACATGCCAAGTTTGAGGAGATCCTGACCAGACTGCGCCTGCAGAAGCGCGGCACAG GTGGTGTGGACACCGCTTCCGTCGGTGGAGTGTTTGACATTTCCAACGCTGATCGTATTGGCTCTTCAGAGGTTGAGCAAGTACAGTGTGTGGTTGATGGCGTCAAGCTGATGGTTGAGATGGAGAAGAAGCTGGAGAAGGGCGAGTCCATTGACAGCATGATCCCTGCCCAGAAGTAA